GAACTATTACTAAGCGTGAATTCATCATAATATCAACTCCAATAATCATATTCTATccgttcatgggttttctaatcattcCAACCCTTTTACAAGTAGTTTTTATGCCAAAGTTAttatctttatgaaaccctaggtcTCATTCAACAAGTTCCACCATTAATAGAcaagttctcatcctaggaagtgataatctatactcctagatgattaaacaacaataaaatcaacaacccattcattaatcaagggtttcttaagttctagagttttagccctttcattcaccattaatggACCTTTAACTAATCCTGGAACCTAACATGATGATGGAATTAACAAAgtcaagggttgagacttaccttttaAGTGTACtctagccctagccttagaatttcgccatagcagttcttggaaactgttttgggtgttatgtggggaatggaTTCGGAATAAAGAATAATAAATGCTGATTCTGCCTCGCATCAACCGCTGCAACTGTCCAAGcctcgctgcagcggtctcgctagcTCCCGCTATGGCAGACATCATTAAAGTTCCGCTTCCCCACGACGATGACCCTCGCCTAGCTACGACGGACCCGCTACAGTGGCCCATCACCCGCTAcagcggtccattttgaccagtagctcagGTTTTTGCACtagttttcacccaaaaatcccaacaccaatccaaggccctacagacgcaaacAAAACATGAAcagatacataaaaacacgctactgGCTCACTCActgcctcaaaattcccaatggcggtctagttttctaagtaaccccccctccccccaacgacctagcgggtcgttacaatggtgcacaagattggggTGTCAAAGATTGAAGTTTTGGATTGATGTTCTCATCGGGGGAGagttaatacgcgttgtactctttttcccttaactaaggtttttgtcccaattgggttttcctggtaaggtttttaatgaagcAGCCAAAATGCGTATTATTATAAATGTGTACTATTTTCCCTTCACTAGAATCTTTTCcactgggttttttctagtaaggttttaatgaggcacattatctatcaaatagacatccaaAGGGGAGTATTATAAATATTGTTTAttattgtggatgtctatctttaggagaaaaatTAGAgttagtgactttgggatcaaATCAGTTTTCCCTTATAATATAGAGGTTCTTTTTCATTGTAAACACATtcctaacaagagaaataaagaattccctctcttctctctctacaaatattcttgttctagttttattattttataaggATAAATTTAAAAAGTGGCTTCAAACTAGGCCATTAGTGCAAATAATTCTATTAAAAACTATATGTGCGAGAtttcattatcataatcataGAATATATGATTCATCAGGAAGCACCAATTGTGTGGAAACTAAAGTAATTCCttccaatattttttttgaacGAATAAAGGCAGATAAGTAAGGggggaaaaagaagaaagaacggCATAGCGTATAATTAGCCTTGAATAAACAAACCCAAACTATTTTCCAATTCCCACCAAATTCGGAGTCTAATGGCCAAAGTCTCTTTACTGAAACAAACAAAAACTCGAAATGTCTCTTTGGATATTTCCATTTCTCTGTTACCCTTCTTATCATCATTCTTTAGGTAAATTAACGTATAAACACAGCTCTCCTCCCCCACCTCAATCAAATGTAAATTACGTATAAATATGTGCGTCCTATATACACATGCAATAAAcatattacataaaaaaaaattgtcaatgCCATTCTTTTGGCATTCATTGCAATTCTCTCGTGTTTATTACTAACCTAGACAAGTTTTAGAGATCTGAAGGATTTGTCATCTTTTCATGCATGTCTCAACATGGAGAATTAACTAGGCTTTAAATTTAATTTGGTAATGAGTGTGTGCATgcattattttgggtttttgCAAAGGTTAAATTTTGAAGTGGTGCCATTGAGAACAACTCCGACGCAGAGGCGGATCAAAAATTTGATGTTAATGAGTTCTTATAACGTCGTTGAGTTAATTAATAGTAATATTAGGTATAGATATATAGTGGATTTTACAAAAATAAAAGGGGATATTTCACGCCAAAGACTATGGAGTAGCCTGTCAAGGTGATTGAACACCAAGTGGGCCGCACCTATGAGGACTCAATAAGAAACAAAAATTGTGTTGAGCAAAAGAGATTTTGTCTAATTAAGAAATTTCTGCTGTTAATTGATTGATATGTTAACAAGTAGAACCAATCTAGATCCAACAAAGACATGCACGACATTATTGAATAAATGGTTGCAATTTGTTATCTGTGTTCACTTATATTTCCTTTGTTCTTGTTCCTTTTTCCAGTTCCATCATGTTGGACATGCTTTGGTGAAGGATTTCATTGGCATAATTGATAATATTTATGCCTGCCAGATGAAGACTTGCAAGCTTGATGACACAGGCTTTTTCTGTTTGTGAAAATTGAATGATCTATCAGGTGAGGAAACACGTCCGTTCCTTATCAGTTTCCATTTTTGGCAAAACAATGTCGAATTGAGTTTGGTGTAAGACATGCATTAGGAAGGAAAATAAGGCATTCAGTTAGTTAAAATCAGGGAATTGTGTCCCTATGGCTGGAAAACCTGGTATGGACATACCTGGAGGTCCAGTACTCCTGCACGGAGAACTGGACTTGCAGATTATAGAAGCCAAGTCACTTCCAAATATGGACATGACATGTTGTTCCAAGTTTAGCCCTTTTGGATCTACGCGAAAGGTTAAGAGCAAGGATTCAGCGAAGTCAGCTCGTAAGATAATAGATACTAGTGACCCCTATGTGTCTGTGTGTATAGGCGGGGCAAAAGTAGCTCGAACAATGGTGATTCGCAATGATGAAAATCCGTCATGGAATGAGCATGTCCATATACCAGTTGCTCACACAGTTGACAAAGTTGAGTTTTTTGTCAAGGATAATGATGGGGTAGGTGCTGAACTGATTGGAAAGGTGGAAGTACCTGCTGATAAAATTCTTGCAGGTAAAGAAATAAGTAGTTGGTTCCCTATTCTTGGACATTCTGGGGATCCCTTGAAAACTGGTGCTCAATTGCATCTGTCAATCCAATACAAGCCAGTGGcagagaaccctttatatagaaACGGTGTTGGAGGTGATGCCAATAGTGTAGGAGTACCGCATACTTATTTTCCACTACGAAGAGGAGGAAATGTTACTCTTTATCAGGATGCACATGTGCCTGATGCAACACTTCCTGAAATTTTGCTAGATGATGGGAAGGTTTTTAATAATAACAAATGCTGGGAAGACATATGTCACGCCATGTTAGAAGCTAAGTATCTAATATATGTTGTTGGTTGGTCCGTCTATCATCCTATACGGCTAGTAAGAGAACCTACAAGACCATTGCCTTCGGCAGGGGAACGAACACTGGGAGATTTGCTCAAGTACAAGTCACAAGAAGGAGTACGTGTGATTTTGCTCATTTGGGATGATAAAACTTCAAATGATGACTTATTCCTCAAAACGGTAATATCACGGACTAGAGAAAACTGTTAAAACTTATTTATCATAGAGAAGCCATCCATTAATGTGATTTCTCATGACAATCATAATTGCAGTCTTTTCTCTAGATATATGGAACATAAAGCTATTTGGTAAGTATCGCAATATTGGTCTTATTGACTTATGAGCTTGAATGCAGGAAGGTGTAATGCAAACTCATGATGAAGAGACTAGAAAGTTTTTTAAACACTCAAGTGTACACTGTGTGCTTTGTCCCCGTTCCGCCAGCAGTAAGCTTAGTGTTCTCAAGCGACAGGTTtatacttttctttttcttaGGGGAAAGGGAGGGAAAAATATTTGTCAGATGAATTCTAATCGGATGATTattttaatacatgaaaaagTCGTAAATCTAGAACAAGCAAGTAATTTTTCTATCAGAATTCAATCAAGGGAACTGCTAGCCCATTATATTTGATTTCATCTGTTGATCAAAGAGtcactttttatatatatatatatatatatatatatatatatatatatatatatatatctatatatatatattaagccaTCACCATTAGGTTGTGAGCCTAAGGTGTGGGGATTTTGGCTTAACCCCTACCGTGTCATGTATAAGAAAAAAACTTATAGAATTAGAGGAGGACATGGACCTTGCCTCTAATGAGCAAAAAAAGATTGTTAAAACAATCTAAAGGGAGGACTAGCAGCCTATACAGTGTCCATCCCAAATCTAAAAATAGTAATCAAATTAACTAACAAAGAAGTTACATTTTTCAAATCTCCTTTTAACAGTAGGAAGATGCCATTTGTCAAGTTGAAGTAGCCCCTTTGCTTCTCTTGGTAAGTCTTGAAGAGAGTGATATAAGGTCCAATTTCTACTTGTTGAAGCAATTTTAGCAAGGAAATCTGCCACTTTATTTGCCTCCCTATAACAGTGATTAATCTGAATATCTGCACTATCGATGTTGTTAACAGTGTTGTTGATAATGTGCTTAAGGTTAAGGTTGTCAGTTCCTCTATTGATCAGCATGTTGGAAATGATTTGAGAATCCATTTCAATTTTCAGCTTGTTAATTACTCTGTTTGCAAATATCAATTCCTTCCTTAACAGCCAGTGCTTCAGCCTCATTGTTGTTGTTACAGTTTATAGGAAAGGAAAATGCTAGTATAAAATCTCCATTTTCATCCCTCAGAATACCACCAGCACCTGCCCTTCCATTAAATGTAATGTAGCTCCCATCCGTGTTAAGCTTGACTTCTCCTCTCTCAGGTTTTTCCCAATAAATAGTGATGCATCTCATTAACAGGATTGAGGTTTTCTATCATATCACAAATGTGGATCCAACTTCCCTCTGTATTCACATTAGGAAAAGCATTATTCAAGGCAGTTTTGATGTGCCACAAGCAATGTAGCTCTAGATTGTAATGTGAAAATTTCTTTTGGTTTTCAAACCTGCAAGCAGTCCACTCCTTCCACAATTGCCATAGAATGATCACTGGATAGATTTGGAGAGTAAACTTGTGAACTTTTTATTCAGTTGTTTTTTGTTCCACCAAGTGTTTAACAAAGCTCTAGTGGAGATCTGTTGAATTCTAATGCCTAGGGGTGCCCCAATCTTTCTCCATATCAGTTGAGCAGCTTGACCATCCACAAAACGGCACTGCATATTATCAGGTGCTGAAATGGCACAACATACACAGTTGGAGTCTCTTCTATTAGCCATCCATGTCATGTTTTCATTGAAAGGAAGTTTGCTAAAATAAAGTCTGCAGCTAAGGACAAAGAATTTAAAGGGAATAGAGTTGTTCCAAATGGTATTCTGTGTCTTCTATCCTGTTGCCAAGCACTATAGTTAAGAGTATTTTCCATCACTAGAATTACTCCAAATAGCCTAATCCTCTTCTTCATTCCAATGGAACTGATATGAAGGGCAATGTTGCAAGGGATAGTGTTATAAAGCTTAATCATGTTCCACCTTCTATTGATAAGGAAATCTTTAACTTTGATGTTCATGTTGTTGCCAGGTAGCAAGTTAGGACAAAGTTGGGCAATGGGACCCTTCTCTATCCAATTATCCCACCAAAAATTGCAAGAACCACTACAAATTCTCCAATTAATGAATTTCTCACTTTTGTCTCTAGCTTTTAGCAATTGTTTCCAGGCTTGAGAGTTACCAGAACACCATTTCTTGCCTGCAGGATGCATTTTAGAACAGTATTTGGCAATCAAAAAATCAGCCCAAAGAGACTTTTCAGACCTGAATTTCCACCACCTCTTAATAGCAAGAGTGTTGGTTATATCCTGCATGTTTCTTATATCAATGCCAGATTCATCCTTAGGGTAACTCATATTGCTCCATGAGCTCCAGTGATAATTATTTTTGTCTCCACTTTTCCCCCAAAAGAAATTAGCAATGTGTTTCTCAATCAGTTCTAAGCTTTCATTAGGGGGGTTAATAGCAGTGAGGATATAAGTGCGAAGAGCTTGAATAACACTTTTAATAAGCACCTGCTTACCACCAAAGGATAACATATGCCCTTGCCAACCATTCATCCTCTTAATAACTCTAGTGACCATGTAGTCAAAGTAACAAATTCTTTTCTTGCTAGTGTAAATGAAACCAGTACAGTCTCTTATTATGTTAATTCTGTAAGCACATGTTTTGGGAGCAGTGAGGAAGAAATTTTTCTCCTTGTTAACAAGTCGACCAGaaattttctcatatttgttAATCTGCTTGATGATGAGTTTGATGGATTTGGACTTGCACTGGTAAAGATCACTATATCATCTACATAGACAAGATGAGTGATAGTGGGGCCATTCTTGTGCATAGTAAAGGAAGTAAACTTTGGATTATGAAGGAGATTATTGAGTGATCTAGATAACACCTCAGTAGCAATTATAAGCAGAAGGTGATATGGGATCACCTTGTTTAAGACCCTGAGAAGAAGTAAGAAACCCTGCCTAGCACCATTCAGGATGATAGAATACTAGACATTAGATATACTCCTCCCTATCAATTGATTCCATTTTTGACTGAAGCCAAACCTGTTCATCACCTTATCTAGGAATTGCCATAAAATTCTATCATATGCTTTAGTCATGTCTAGCTTAAGGACCACATTACcaccctcattttttttttttttgaaaatactATGAATTATTTCTTGGGTAAGCATCACATTATCTGTTATTAGGCTGCCTGATATGAATCCACTCTgattttcagaaattagtttAGGAAGTAACGGATTAAGCCTACTGGACAAAATCTTAGAGATAATTTTGTTTCAAAAATTACTCAAGCTAATAGGCCTGAGATCAGTAAAACTAGCAGAACACTCGATTTTTGGAATCAAAGTAAGACATGTGTGAGTATAAAATTTAGTGAGGGGTTTTCCTTTAAAGAAATCATGAATGAAATTAATGATGTCAAACTTAATTATGTTCCAACAGACTTGATAAAGTTTACCTCCAAAGCCATCAGGGCCAGCAGAACTTTCATGACTCATGTTGAAAATGGTACTCTTGATTTCTTCCTCATCTGGAACCTTGGTAAGCATTTGGTTATCCTTATCAGTAACTAGATTTGGAATACAGTTCAAAATACTGTTGCCCACCTCAGGTAAGTTGAGGTTGAACTGTTTCTTGTAATGTCTGATAGCAGTCCTAGAAATCTTATCTTTTCCTTGGACCCATCTTCCTCTACTGTTCTTGATTCTCATGATTTGTAATCTCCTTCTCCGGTTACTAAGAACACTGTGAAAGTATTTATTGTTCTTGTCACCATCTTTGAACTTGTTGAGCTTAGCCTTCTGCCTTAGGAGGGAATCTTGCATATTGAGCCATTTGATGTAGTTGGCATATCCTGTATTAATATTCTCTCTTTCTTGATCAGTGTTATGCAGAATATCCAAATTCTCCAAAATATCCATCTTAGCTTCCCATGTGGTGACATGATCATTAATATTCCCAATACTGTTTCTTGACCAGTCACTCAGTTTCTTACTAAGCCTCTTTAACTTGGTTTGCAGTATCCACATATGATTCCCACTAGTCTCCTCATTCCAAGATTCTTGAACAATATCTAAGAAATCATCTTGTTCAGTCCAAACATTcagaaatttaaaatatttaatattGACATTTCCTCAGGAGAGGTCTGTGGTCAGAGCCTGTCCTAGCAAGATGCTGCACAAGATTGTTTTGCCAAATTTGAGCCCATTCATCATTAATGAGAATTCTGTCAAGCCTTTGCCATACTCTCAAAGCAGGTATCCAATTGTTGCACCAGGTGTACTTAGGACCAGTGAAACCAACATCATCCAAGCCACATGATTCCATACATTCAAGGAAATCCATGCTGTTATGAATCCTATGAGGATTTCCCCCCAATTTTTCATCCTGATCCATTAtaacattgaaatcacctcctATACACCAAGGGCCTGAAATAATATTGTTCATATATTCTAAACTGTCCCAAAGTTCCTTCCTTTCCACAGAGGTACGTTCAGCATAAATAGCATATACAAAAGTACCAGTGTCATTAGAGTAGTCTTTGAGTTTCAAAGTGATTTGTTGATCATTGTTATCTAGGATTTCAGTGTGATCAAAGTTCTTCCAAAAACACCATATTTGTCCATTGGAATTGGCAACACAGTGATGGAATCCTAAGTACCTCTTTTAACCTTCAATCTTAATAGTAGGACTGAATGGTTCTGAAATAGCAACACAGATAGGATTGTTGATGttaacaagttttttgagtttttgaataaCCTTTTTGGACCTTACCAACGTTCCAGAAAATAGCACTAAACATGGATAATAGAGGGAGGAGGGGCACTTTGTCTTGTTCCTTTTCTTTTGTCATTTGTTTTGCCTTTTTGTTGGGTTTTGTACCTGGTTTTCTTCTCTCTTTCTATAGATCTGTTACTGCTTCTGCCTCTGTTGTCAGTAGAATTGTTTTTACTTTGACTATGAACAATAACTATGATCAAAGACTCACTTGCTTCTGCAGATTGTTGGAAACCTTTTTACACATCATCAGAAATGTGTGCTTGTTGACACAGAAGCACCTAGGAATCAACGAAAAATCACTGCTTTTATTGGTGGCCTGGATTTATGTGATGGCCGCTATGATACTCCAGAACATAGACTGTTCAGCGATCTTGATACTGTCTTTGGAAATGATGTTCATAATCCTACATTCACAGTAAGctgttaatttttttaatttttgaactTCTCTGGAAAAGGTTTTTTCCAGATGTCATAGTACATTATAATCCTGAAAATCTTCTATATAAAATACTGTCCAAAGAACATAACCATTTTCTCCATATTTGGTCCATCAATTGCCAGTCCTTATTTATATGAAAGATACACTCCATATACTGTTTGATGGATCTGCACCTCAGGTTTCAATTTTGCATGTTACTATTTTGGAAGCAGGTGAAAACAAGTAACAGTATCTTTCCTTTTCATGAAATAGCAGCTGAAATCTGGATTTTAAACAGTAGAGTTACCATTATAGTCTTATATGAACAACATATTATTTTACTACCATCATCCCGGAACACAGTAGATTTTACGTTCTGCACTGAATGTAGACTTCGTCGTTTCTTTCATATATCCTTCTGATAGTTAATAATTTGTTAGATGTATCACTGTATCTCTTACCTACATACAGACTACTTCAGGTGGTCCAAGAGAACCATGGCATGATCTACACTGTAAAATTGATGGTCCTGCTGCTTATGATGTTTTAACAAACTTTCAGCAAAGATATGACAAGGCCATGAAATGGCTCAAACTAAGAAAAGTCAAACAAGGGGCTGATACATTGCTTAGGTTAGATCGAATAGCAGCAATTCACATGCCTTCTGCTGGGCCAGATGCTGACCGTGTGGTCCATGTGACAAGTGAACAAGATCCTGAGAGTTGGAATGTGCAGGTATTGGACATATTTCTTATTTGTGATGTTTCTTCCCTCTCAATCATTAGAAGTTCATCTTAACTATTTATTGTGCACTCTTTCCAGGTATTTCGATCAATTGATTCAGGATCAGTAAAAGGATTTCCAAAGGACATTAAGGAAGCAGAGGCTCAGGTATAATAACTGAGCTTTTTGAACACCTGAGTTCTATATATTACTAGTTTCAGAAAGTTCTTGCTGGTAGATGCATGCTGTGTGCCAAATCAAGTCAGAAAGTGAAAATGGAATATGTCAATAAGTTATGTCCATTTGCAGAATCTTGTCAGTGGAAAAAATTTGAAGATAGAAAGAAGCATACATTTGGCTTATGTGAAAGCAATTCGATCTGCCCAGCACTTCGTTTATGTAGAGAATCAGTATTTTCTTGGTTCTTCATATAGCTGGCCATCATACCGCAATGCAGGTAGGCAGGTGTTCTCAACTCAATTCCAACTATTGTTCTTTAAAACTTCTAGATGATAGTCTAACTTAAACTCCTTTCACTTTTCTACTTTTGCTAGTGATAACAACAAACTTGATCGTGCATATAAACAGCTGAATGTTTAAATTGCATTAAATTGCAAGATTATATGATCGAGCCGGTGACAAGTCTGTCATATTCTTTTTCCAACTTGGAAAATTTTGTCCACAAGCAAGATGGGAGTTCGTTAGATATTTGTAAAGGAAAAATATTTTAAAGAACCTCTAGTTTTAGAAAATACCCAATTTTCCTTGAAATAATTGTTTTTTGGTAGAACCAAGGCATTTGAGAGCAGAATGTCTATAGAGGTTTCATATAGCCGATTCCAGCTAGTTTGGGATTGAGGTCCTTGAGTTTCCGAAATAGTGTAAGAAGTAGTCGATTGATTTAATAGAAGAAGGTAAGAGTTTGTTCACAACTTGGTCAAATTATTAAACTTGGTCTTTTGCAGACATATTTTGTTTCTCGATTTGGTTTGTTAGGGAAGTCAAAATAGTCTGACAAATGACTACCGAACTTGATTTTGTTGATGTTACATATTAGCACAAACATTGGAATTCATAAGTCACATTTCGTTAAAAATGTCTAGTAAAACTCGTACTTTTATATAAAGCTCCTCTACTAGTATCAGACATTAGCATCAAACGTTGTGTAGGACCATGTGGTAAAGAAATTCTTATGTATTGTAGGTGCCAATGTAATGCATACTTACTAATGTTCTGATTAAAATTCAAAAGTAAATTAATTCTAGGGTATACCATCTAAGGAGAGCAAAATCTAGTGAAGCAAGATAAGAAATCTGATACAGATGTCTACATACTTAACAGGTCCACTAGACATCTGATGATATGTAGGATAATGAGGCAGTGGGATTACCAAAATGAATCTATGATTTACCATTTCTACTGCATTTGAATTATCAATTTCGACTTATAACAAGAAACATAGGATATTTGCATATGATTGAAGGAGAGAAGCTCTAGCTAGCAATTAAAATGAGCATTTAACAAGAAAAATGAATTTCGTAACTTACTTGAATGTCAGTATATAACATTTTCAGTACTATATCTTTCTAACAGGAGCTAATAACCTAGTCCCTATGGAAATTGCTCTGAAAATAGCCAGAAAAATAGCAGCAAATGAACCTTTTGCAGCATACATTGTGGTTCCGATGTGGCCTGAAGGTGTCCCAACCAGTAAAGCAGTGCAAGAAATTCTCTTCTGGCAGGTTCGAGTGAACTGTATTTATTTGTTATATGAGTTAGGTCTTCGGTAAATGCTTGCGTTATAAAGCTTGTTCTTCCTCTATTTTGTATAGTAAATCAGTAAATGAACCAGGATACTGAACACTCAACTCGTCATATGTTTTATGATAGAATAGACCTCAAGCTCATTATCAAGCTGTGAGGTGACTCATTAATACCCACAAAGACTCCATTTTCTTAGATTGCAAAAAGATGTAAAGATATGTTCACATGTTTTAAAATCATACTTATCCAGTCAACAAGATTTGAAATTCTAACAGTActacatgaatttttttttagctCAAGCTCTACATTGGTTGTCTAATGATCAAGCCGAACTGGTTGTTCATAATGCCTCACTAATTCATCAATTCTGATAAATATTCTTTGCTTTTTCTAACAAAATTCTTATTCTGGAATTGCAATTATTACAGAGCCAAACAATGGCTATGATGTACAAAATTGTGGCAGAGGCTCTTGAAAAGGCaggcctttctcaatattttcatccTCAGGATTACTTGAACTTCTACTGCCTAGGGAAACGTGAAGTAAAGCCTAGAAGTGAGAAAACAAGTATCCAGGACCGTTTACTGGTACAGTTATAACTTAATTTACAGGGACTACTACTTCTCCTGCATTTCCATTATCTATtgtcaacaaagaaattctaacATTTAGTACATCTGAAATACACTGACATTTTGTCTGTTAAACTCTCACAGGGATTGGCTCAAAAGTTTGGGAGATTTATGATCTATGTACACTCAAAAGGAATGATAGTAGATGATGAATATGTCTTGATGGGTTCTGCAAATATCAATCAAAGATCTTTGAGTGGTTCAAGGGATACAGAAATTGCTATGGGAGCTTATCAACCTAATTATACATGGGCAAGAAAGGATAGCCATCCACATGGCCAGGTTTGGGATTGAATTTATCAGTT
Above is a genomic segment from Lycium barbarum isolate Lr01 chromosome 12, ASM1917538v2, whole genome shotgun sequence containing:
- the LOC132624889 gene encoding phospholipase D delta-like isoform X1; amino-acid sequence: MAGKPGMDIPGGPVLLHGELDLQIIEAKSLPNMDMTCCSKFSPFGSTRKVKSKDSAKSARKIIDTSDPYVSVCIGGAKVARTMVIRNDENPSWNEHVHIPVAHTVDKVEFFVKDNDGVGAELIGKVEVPADKILAGKEISSWFPILGHSGDPLKTGAQLHLSIQYKPVAENPLYRNGVGGDANSVGVPHTYFPLRRGGNVTLYQDAHVPDATLPEILLDDGKVFNNNKCWEDICHAMLEAKYLIYVVGWSVYHPIRLVREPTRPLPSAGERTLGDLLKYKSQEGVRVILLIWDDKTSNDDLFLKTEGVMQTHDEETRKFFKHSSVHCVLCPRSASSKLSVLKRQIVGNLFTHHQKCVLVDTEAPRNQRKITAFIGGLDLCDGRYDTPEHRLFSDLDTVFGNDVHNPTFTTTSGGPREPWHDLHCKIDGPAAYDVLTNFQQRYDKAMKWLKLRKVKQGADTLLRLDRIAAIHMPSAGPDADRVVHVTSEQDPESWNVQVFRSIDSGSVKGFPKDIKEAEAQNLVSGKNLKIERSIHLAYVKAIRSAQHFVYVENQYFLGSSYSWPSYRNAGANNLVPMEIALKIARKIAANEPFAAYIVVPMWPEGVPTSKAVQEILFWQSQTMAMMYKIVAEALEKAGLSQYFHPQDYLNFYCLGKREVKPRSEKTSIQDRLLGLAQKFGRFMIYVHSKGMIVDDEYVLMGSANINQRSLSGSRDTEIAMGAYQPNYTWARKDSHPHGQVYGYRMSLWAEHLGLVENTFMEPQTVECVRRVNEMARYNWNAFAGDEYKKMKGHLMQYPIQVSKNGDVTNLPGFECFPDVGGKILGVPTNLPDALTT
- the LOC132624889 gene encoding phospholipase D delta-like isoform X2, which gives rise to MAGKPGMDIPGGPVLLHGELDLQIIEAKSLPNMDMTCCSKFSPFGSTRKVKSKDSAKSARKIIDTSDPYVSVCIGGAKVARTMVIRNDENPSWNEHVHIPVAHTVDKVEFFVKDNDGVGAELIGKVEVPADKILAGKEISSWFPILGHSGDPLKTGAQLHLSIQYKPVAENPLYRNGVGGDANSVGVPHTYFPLRRGGNVTLYQDAHVPDATLPEILLDDGKVFNNNKCWEDICHAMLEAKYLIYVVGWSVYHPIRLVREPTRPLPSAGERTLGDLLKYKSQEGVRVILLIWDDKTSNDDLFLKTEGVMQTHDEETRKFFKHSSVHCVLCPRSASSKLSVLKRQIVGNLFTHHQKCVLVDTEAPRNQRKITAFIGGLDLCDGRYDTPEHRLFSDLDTVFGNDVHNPTFTQRYDKAMKWLKLRKVKQGADTLLRLDRIAAIHMPSAGPDADRVVHVTSEQDPESWNVQVFRSIDSGSVKGFPKDIKEAEAQNLVSGKNLKIERSIHLAYVKAIRSAQHFVYVENQYFLGSSYSWPSYRNAGANNLVPMEIALKIARKIAANEPFAAYIVVPMWPEGVPTSKAVQEILFWQSQTMAMMYKIVAEALEKAGLSQYFHPQDYLNFYCLGKREVKPRSEKTSIQDRLLGLAQKFGRFMIYVHSKGMIVDDEYVLMGSANINQRSLSGSRDTEIAMGAYQPNYTWARKDSHPHGQVYGYRMSLWAEHLGLVENTFMEPQTVECVRRVNEMARYNWNAFAGDEYKKMKGHLMQYPIQVSKNGDVTNLPGFECFPDVGGKILGVPTNLPDALTT